The genomic stretch TCGAAAACACATTAAACAGAACTCAGTCGAGTTATTTTGAAACTTCCTTATCTCTTATTTACACActatcacccccccccccccttacctgAACTCCTCCTTTCCCATACAATACTCAGCTGAAGTCCCTTGAACCAGGACACTCaaattcttgagaaattttgcaTATCTCTGCTGTGGACAGAAGCTTACACTGAAAGGACCCTTCCAGCTACTTAAGCATAGTTTGCAATTATGCCAATTGGTTTCAGGGACTTTTAACCCAGCTGCAACAATGGTGGTTACATTTAAACTGTCATAAATAGGTTCCAgagtaaataatttatttaaatatatcaaTTGAAAACTCCTAGAGCTACTGCCTTGAGTTactgaaaaacagaggaagatAAAACTGCACTGGTTATATTGTGTGCCCAGTTAGACAGTTAATTTCACAAGCAGAAGGGTTAGAAGTGTAATTGGTTGGAGAAAGTAGAGGCAGGTTTTGGCCAAATTCAGCAGGAGGATGTGTGCCTGGTTCCCACGGTCACAGTCACAGGGTCAGTGACCTGGTCTGTGAGTTAGCATTCACTGTGCATtaattggaaaggaaaaaaaaggaattacgGCAGTTTGGGTTAAGTACAGGTTCAGGTTTAAGATCAATGAAAAAAGTTGGCAGAAGACAAAGGAAAGGCCTGTGAAAGTTCTCTGGCATAAGGTTGTATCTGCAGTTTCTCAAAAAGATTAATTCTATTGCTATAGGCCACAGTCTTCCCACTGATGTCTTGGATTCAGCTACTGGTCACAGGCTTGTACTTAGCCCAGCTGGTAGCAAATGTAGGTTGTTATGCCTCTGATGCTAGTAGGTAACCCATGTAAAATGCATGGATGATCTCGGCCAAATTTTAATTAGGCAGCTGTCCTCATTACGGAATAAGTTTAGCAATTCACTCAAATAGGCAATTCCATGCGCAGCATGAAGGATAAAATATAATGGCATGTTAACTACTGTCTCACCCTATAAAACAGCATCCAGAGGGCAGGGTTGTGTTATGTTGAATGGCAAGACAAGTTATAACCATGTTGTTTGGTTATTTCTGCTCTGTGGCTCAAGGAGTTAGGTTTCCTTGAGTCTCAGTCTCACTGGCACCTGTGAcacttttcagttttctcctctaCAGATGTCTAAACTCAGGGGTCCCTTGGTTTCCTTCAGCTAAAAGTTAGTAGTGttactttttaaagaattattacTTTAACAGACTAAAATTATTAAAAGACCTCTAGAAATTATACGTTCAAAACCCCAGGCTACTTCCACTGGCTGGGATCTGTCATTCTAGCTTTGTCCAAGATTAATACCTGTTGAGAATATGGAATTGGATTTCATTAAAAGTCTGCTTTTAATTGTGGGAACATGGCGTTTACTCAGAAAGATCAATATTTTGGGGGTACTCCAATCTTTGAAATGGGAGAAAGAAGTGATTGATCAGACCAGAACTTTTCAACCATTTCTGACTTGCAAATTCCTTCCATCTGTGGCCCCAGTTTCCAGTGGAGCTGCATATGTACTATGAATTTTAATCTACTTCCAGTacttcttacttttcttttttcccgtCTTGCATGAATGCCTCGGGAGTAGTTCATGGATCTGTAGGTATCTGTGGGAAACCATGTGAAAACAACTAGATTACTCAAGCTGCAAGCACCAATACCTGTGTAAATCAGGTCTCAGATTCTCCTCAATGTAGCAAGATAAAGTTTTGTGTCCCAGATTAGTCCATATTTCACTCAGAAGACTAATACCGTGTGAACCTTGCAACCTGGCAACATCAGAGTACCTGCTAATGTTTTAAAGGTCTTTCCCTGAAGAGTATTCACAGACatgatttttttggtttaaataGCCATGTGGCTCACAAGTTAGTGACATTAAAAATGCAATAGAAAACCACAAGTTAGACTGTAAACATTGTATCATCAGCTGAAGAGAATCTGGAGACACTATTGAATGGTCAGGAAGAAATTCACTTTAAATTCACTTCTAGGGCTGCTGCCCAGAAGAAGGGAAGGATTCAACAGCTGAGGCTTACATTACAAGTCATGTTGGATgtttctacttaaaaaaagaacagccaGGTTTGTCAGTCTGCAGAGTTTCAGGGCACTGCactttaaagtgatttttttttcattttgtcagatgtaggctgctgctgttggcatcaatgaCAAAAACACATCTAATGTGGGAGCTGGAGCACATTGAGGCCCTTAAAGAATATTTATACAGCTGCATGGGTATATGATCTTTAACACAGAACTGATAGGcataaaaatcaatctttttttcctcacgtATAAGCTAAAGGTTTAAGTGGAAGATTAAAATTCACCAGCTAAATCTCAGCTGCATTCAGTGGAATCACAGACTGCTtaggagaaagaggagctgcaGTAGAAAACATAAGTATTTACTGGAAGAAATGGTAAGACACTTGCCTGTGGAGCAGTAAACATGACCAAGGATTTTTAAGCCCAGTGCTCAGGTTTTGTTAAGGGAAGAAGGTGCCCAAACACATGCCTATAAAGAAGGGAAGTTTATGGAATCATTTCTTTATCATGCCTACAAATGATCATGAAAATGGTAAATTTGAGTGTAAAGGAAACATTTAAAGTGAAGAGAAGGCCAACAACAAATCTGAGTTTGAGGGACTTGAGCAATTCCTGAGGGACCTGGGCAATGTCATTGTGAAGCCACTCTTGATTATGTTTGAAAGATCATGGCGatcaggggaggttcctgaggactggaagagagaaTATGTCACCCCTATCTTTAAGAAAGGCCAGAAGAATTGTGGGAAGTACAGACCAGTCAGCCTGACCTCAATACCTGCGCAGGTAATTGAGCAACTAACCCTGGAAAtgatttccagacacatgaatgACAGGAAGGTTTTGGGGACtaatcagcatggatttatgaagggaaaaccatgcttaaccaacctgatagccttctacgatgagaCGACTGGTCTgatggatgaggggagagcagtggatgttctccatcttgactttaggaaggcttttgatgctgtttcccataacatcctcatagacaagctaatgaagtatgggctagataaatGGTCAGTAAGGTGGATTAAAAAACTGGATGAACTGTCAGAATCAGGGGTTTGTGATCATCAGCACACAGTCCAGTGGGAGGCCAGCTGCTAGTGGTGTCGCCCAGGAGTCAAAAtgggggccaatactgtttaatatgtccattaatgacctggatggtGGGACAGATGGCACTCTCAGAAAGTTTGCAGATAATACAAAACTGAGAGAAGTGATAATACACCAGTTCTTTGTCCTGCacttcagagagaccttgacaggatggagaaatgggcagagaggaacctcatgaagttcaacaaagggaaatgccaagtcctgcacctggggaggaataatcccatgcactaGTACATGCTGGAGGCCAACAAGGTCATGAGCAGGTTTGCACAGAAGGACCTGTGGGACCTAGTGGACAACGACTTGGACATGGGCCAGAAAAGCAcacttgtggcaaagaaggccaatggtatcctgggctgcattaggaagagcgttgctagcaggtcaagggaggtgatccttcccctctactcagccctggtgaggccaaaTCTGGAGCACTGTAttcaattctgggctccccagtacaagaaagacatggaactactggagcgagtccagcggagggctatgaagatgattcaggtactggagcatctctcctatagggaaaagctgagagagctgggcctgtttagcctggagaagagaaggctgagggaggatcttatcaatacGTATAAATAACTTatgggagggtgtaaaggggTTGGtatcagactcttctcagtggtgctcagcagcaggatggcaggcaatgggcacaaactgaaacacaggaaatttcatccgaacataagaaagcacttcttcactgtgagggtgactgagcctgaaacaggctgcccagagaggttgtggatcTCCAACCTTATAACCTGACTGGATATGGTCCTGGGCAAGGTGCAAGATCTACTGCCAGTACAGAAATGTCAAAGTAATTGTAAAATAGATTTCAAGTAAATAATGGTTTATGCCAAATTCCTCAAAAATTATTTCCAATTTCCAACAACTTATCTCTGTACTGAAATAGCACTGAGCTAGAACTTAAAAAGGAATGATATATTCAGTGGACTTTGCTGCTTTTAGGTTCATATTGCTAACAATTTTCTCCAAGTAATCCAAAGACTTTttcatctccaaggatggagactccagaaTCACAAGGCAGTTAGCCATTTCCCCACAAGGGGTGTCCCATAGCCCACAGCTTTGGGCAAGGGGAGGCTTGAGGAAAGGCTTTGGTGTGCAGGCTCGGCACAAATGGTGTGGATGGGGGGATCACACTTCTGCCCTGGTTACTTTTTTCTGCCACGGGTCAGCTCTGTAAAGGTGAGGGTCTCCCCTCTCACGTGATTCCTGCTCTCTAGACCTTCAGCTGTCCACGGGAGAGAGAACAGTGTTTTCTGAAGGGACTGGTAGAGAGCAAATGCAGGCCGAACGCAGCACTACACctcctcgctgctgcagagccgaCAGTCTGCCTGTCAGGCTGCTCCTCTGCGCATGGGGTGGGTGCCTCTTCTCCATCGTTGTGAGAGGGTGCCGACGCTGCGTCCCTGCGCGAGTGCTTTCACTGCCTGCACTTAAGGACCTGTCAGTTCCTCTCAGCGTTTCTTCCGGCAAAACAATTCTACTCGGTGCAAAAAGTAAAACCTCTGTGACTGACACCAGCTCCCCCATCTCCCGCAGAAGCGAGCTACTCGTGGCTGGACTGCTCAGACATTTGGACTAGTAATTCCATCTTGGCCGTTGAAACGATTCCTTTCAGGGAAAGAGAGGGCACTGTTGTCAGTTCCCACCGCCCTCATCTTCAAAGTCCTTGGATGAGCACATTGCACACATCCAGGTGCGGCCTCTTTGCATGCATGGAAGTGCCTTAGGTTAGCGACCATCTCTTTGCTTGTCATTTGCACAGCACAGAAGGGCTCCAAGGTGCTACAAAAATACCCGTAAGAAGGAAAGCCAGAGAGGATGATGTTGCGTATCGTCTGCCTCTTATGCCATTCCGTCATACTGAAGCAGCGCTGCCTGCTAAatccaaaggcaaaaaaaaaaccccaaaaccccatCAAATACTGATGATTTATTGTATAGAAAGtatcttttctcagtttttttcttgCAGGAGCAATGAAAACATGTCAGAAATTGTCATTACTACTCACATTCAAGGTGATtctgagaatatttttcttccctctccctgtccTCAACTTTTATAGTTTAATTCCAGATATTCTTACCAACACACAAATGTAATCATAGCTCCTGACTCATACACATGGAATAGCACCTGATGTCTGTTTTCAGGGTTACTGGCTGTAACTGAATGTGACAGAATCTTGCCCAGTGGGTATTTAACACAACTGATATTTTAGCTGCTCAGccagcttttatttaaaatgagcGAGAGACAGGAAAAGATCAACATTGGGTAGCTATGGGATGCATATACATCAGGTTAACCTGACTTAGGGACAAGCGCAATTATCTTCCTCCTAAGAATATGCAAACCTCTCCACTGGAGAGCAACCTGGCTGATACAGCGCAGACTGTGAGTCTGTGTATTTGAGCAGCTCCCTGCATCTCTGCCGCCATCTGCTCCTGTCCTCAATTCACCCTTTTTAACGTACCGGCCCAGCTGCCCCTGTGGCCGGGTTCACTAACTGAGCAGCTCACTAAATAATCTGGCCAAGAAGTAACCACAGGACAGCACAAACAGACATCGGCACAACACAGGGTGGCAGAACAAAATGGCTTGCAGCAAGTGCAGTGACGGGGAACGCACCCCTGGCAGTAGCTGAAGTGGCACTGCTGCCACGGGCGAAGCCACAGGCTCACCCGGCTTTTCATAGCAAgcttaaatcaaatgaaaaatgcagGTGCCCGCCTCTTCGTCTTGTCCAGTACTCCCTACTAGTGGGGACTAATAGGTGTCCCAACTGGATAAGGATGACGATCCAGTGTAGTGCTTTTTTTGCAAGATTCCCTGCAGTCCCTGCATCTGGGTTTGATGCTTGCTGTATCCCTCCACGAGCTGTCTGTCACCAGCCCAGCAGAAAGCCACCACAGGCACCCCCCTTCTGAATCCTAACTAGTTTAGACTAGCAAACTGAATCAGCCAAAAGAAGTGCCAGGAGTGCCAGAGCTGATCGAGCTGTCAGAGGTGGAGATCAGAGGAAGAGGAGCAAGGCTTTCCATTTTTGGTAGCAGCAAGCTGTTAGATGGATGATTTTCTTGAAACCCCAGCCTCAGATCGAGCATCTAGGTTGGCTTGCTTGTAGGTGAGTGACCAAACCAGTCTTAAATTGCTGTGTCCACGCTGTGCTCGGTCTTGAAGCTCCAGGAAGCAGTAGGACCTTTGATGCCGAGCGGGCAGCAAGCGCCCTCCTTGCTTGGCGCATGGTTGCAGAGCCCTTGTGCCCCCCAATCACCTGGTGGGAAACTCGGGTATGGCAGTGGTAGCATACTCCAAAAAAGAGCAGTGAAACTGCTCCACGTGGTGAAACTGCTCTTATTTTGTGGTGGTTATTTAAACGCTAGCGGTGACCAGCCCCCGCGGCCGCAGCCCAAAACGCGGGCAAGGGGCTTCCGAGGTGCGGCGGGCAGCAggggcccggcccgctccccacagctccccggggccccgccgcgggctgggggcagggcaggCCGCGCTCCGGGCCCTGGCGGCCtctcccggctccccccgccgcggccgcgggctccAGGCTCTCGGGGCGGCCGTGGCCGCGCTGTGGCGGCGCACACCTGCGCGGCGCCGGGCAGGgcgggccgcagccgccgcctccgcctcctccccgcccgcCTCAGCCCCCAGCCCGGGAGGGCTAtaagaggcggcggcggggctagGCGGCCGATGCTGGCGGCGGCAggcacgggcggcggcggcaggcacgggcggcggcggcggcggcggcggcagcagcagcagcagcagcagcagcagcagcagcagcggggcagccctccgctcagcgccgcggcccgccgccatGAAGTCGCCTCAGGCGCAGCGGGCGGTGGGGGAAGGTGGGTgcgcgccgcccggccgctggGGGCGCCGTGGGGGGCTGGGGCGGGcgcccggggggagcggggcggcggcggggcccctcTGCCttgcgggcgggcggcgctgagCGGCTCGGCGGTGCCCGGCAGCGCTGCTGAAGGACGGCGGGGAGCTGGCGGAGGCGCTGGGGGAGTTCGACGCCGTCCTGGAGGACTTCTCGTGCCCGGCCGGCCGGCGCCGCTTCCACTACGGCGAGCACCTGGAGCGCATGAAGCGGCGGAGCAGCGCCAGCGTCAGCGACGGCAGTGGCCTCAGCGACTCCGAGAGtgagtgtgtctgtgtgcgtgCGCGCCCCTTCCCCTCGCCGCATCTGCCGCGGTCGCCCTTAACGGGCTTGCCTCGGCTGCCGCCTTGCCGCGGGGCCCCCCGCCGTGTCCCTGCCATCTCACAGACCGGGGAAAATCAAAAAAGTGTTTAACTGGTGCATCCCCCTCGTTAAGAGAGAGGTGcatgggagaaaaaaacccacatttttttaaaaacacagtttacATACTCTCTTGGTTGTCAAGAATGCCGCGTCTGACCCTCCTGGTTTTGCCCCCGTGGAGGCCAGAGGCATCGGTTGTGCCCTGTCTCTCCCACACCCTATCGAAGAGGTCAGGACAAAAGTCCTCTGGCGTTTTTGTTTCCCCTTCTGGACCCTCAGAGTTGAAGAGGAGCAGTGAGGAAAAGGAGAGTTTTGTTGCACCTCAGACCTGTTCTTTCCTTACAGTAGGTAAGGCTGAGAAACTTGGCACAAGGAAGGTTGAAATACTGGCTGGGTGGTAAAATATTGGGATATCCTGTCTGTTTAGAAGACCAAGTCCCTTAGAAAGGGCACTTTCAGGGTTACTTTGTTGTATTTTACTAGCCTAAATATCAGTTGGATGAGAGTGAGCTGAAATACTTCAAAGAACTGACTGAAACTAAATCAGCTGTTTGTTTTAATCAGTGGAGGTGTCTTCACCGCTTGGaagttgtcattttaaaaatttacatCAACATGTGCTATGTATATATAAACAGCACACAGAGCTTAGAGCAAGAGAAGTAAGTAACTCATATCAAGGCAGCTTTGAACAGGAAAGGtaaaacaaactgatttttttgatcatgtattttttcttttttttttcctttaagttttaCCCCTCTTATTCTTGCTAGTCAGTGAGAGAATACATCTTTCCTATTGCAAAGAGTGAGAATGAGAAAACTGCTGTCCTCCTTGAAAGCAATAGAATCAATGGCTGCTTTGTCAGAAGTTCTAAAAACCAAATAAACCCAAGTATATCTTAGAAAGCTTTTAGTTTAGAAACTATATAGGTGGCTTTACAAAACTTAAGCTGACAGAGTTTCGCCTGCTTATAAAATTGCTCCTTTAACTTCTGCTATGCCTCTTTATCAATTCAGTGACTTACTACGCAGTTTTGGGGACTTAACACTAAAACATTAGGAACAGTCTTCTTAGTGGTTAGGCTATCCCTATTGCTTTTCCCTAGTATCAGAGCACTTTATAACATCATTGTCATCAAGGGATGACAACTCACTTAATGTTACCTGAGCCAAACTCTGACATCTAGCCTAACTaccactttgtttttttctgtagtctgTGGATGTATATAGATGCCTCCTGAGGCTGATGCATCTGTTTCCTAGAGTGGATGAATCACACTTTGCAAGTCTTCTAGACCTCCCTCCACAGGGAGAGAGGTCTGGAAATGAACACCTGATTTAGATTACACACTAACCTTTTAGGAGGCTGGAGTGTGTAAGATGAGGCCTGCCTTTACTGACTCAAGCTGATGAATTGTGAGCAGCCTGTAAATCGAGTCTTTCACTAACTACAATAGCAGAGCCCTCATGTTACTGTGTTTTGTGTAGTCTCTGATATTCTGCTACATTAACCTCTAGCATACTCCTACCAAAAATAGATAGCTTCAAGATTTTCTATACAGTGAAATGCTCTACTGTTGgcaaaacatgagaaaacaaaacagcatcaaGATTTCATTCCTCTTATGTGGTTAAAGCCTATCTATAGTCACTTAGCATATGTGCTGTGGTTCAAAACTTCATCGTGAACAATACTTAAAATTGCTATATTAGAGTTGACAGGGAGGGTCTTTTGAGGAAAATGAAGGTGTTTCCTTACGGAGCAGGAAGCTTCGTAAGGAACAGCATGCTCATGCAAAATGGCAGATGAGAGCTTCAGGAAGTcctggaaaacaaaaatctgtcaCATCTGAACTGATTTAGACAGAATACATTAATGGAGGTAGATGGGATTTAAAGGCTTTGAGTAAAGTTATCAAAGATCATGTGTCAGGAACTTGCCAAACTTCCAGGTTCCAACCTGTGGTGTGATTCCTCATTTAATGATGCATAATGTGAAGGGTGGTTCTGCTGAAGAAGTTGCTGTCTTCTGGACACTGCCATAAACTGGAGTAGGAGACATGCTAAGTGGTCTATTGGAATCCAACTGTGCCAAGCATATGAGGATATGACTgagggaaaggaaataaaagttaGCTAACCTGATTTTCTTATGTGGTAAACTCACTTAGACTAGTCTAAACTCtagtttaatttgaaaaatgtgaAGTCAGAATGAGCTTCTAGCACTGtcagttttatttcaaattaacaAATGTCTATTTCCCTGCATATTTTTGCTAGAAACTCTATACTTTTCTCAGAAAAGACCCAGCAAAACCCTTCTCCCAAAGACATCGTTCAGTGCAGAAAATTTCTTAATTTGGAATTATAGTAGGATTGGAGAAGAGTTGCAGACTTTTATGAAGAGGTCCTTTTATAAAACAAGCTGAAATGTCTGATGTAATCCAGCTACACTCCTATGTCTAGTCTAAGAATAGACACGGAGTTTTCTGCTTGTCTAGGCTCTTTGCTCAAACTGaggtttttctttccctgtgtctACCTTCCTTGGTCTCTGTCCTTTGAAGGTATACTGCTGAATTCATGATCTCTCTATTCCTGTGGAAACACTCAGGTTAAACATTACCACAGGATTGAAGAGAAAGTAGGCTGAGAGAGCAAGTTGTTAAAACACAAAATCtgtaacagcaaaagaaattccAACAATATTATCTGCAGACAGTTGGAATTCTGCTCTTGCTCACAAAGGCACTTTCCATCTTTACAAAATCCTGCTATCTAGTGGTACTGGTGATTCCAACTGTGATTTGTTAGGTATTTACAGAACAGTTCAGACTACTACACTTTACACTGCCAACAAGAAAAGATAGTACTAATCTAATCCTCCTAGCTGGTGTGGAGTGGCTGAAGGTCAGGCATATCTATTGTTCTGCCACTCCTGCAGCTATATCTTTGAGTCTAGTGTGGGATTCTAAGATTGGGCAGTAACATCTTAAACTGTTGCAATCGTTTATTTCAGGGCATATGAAccagttttaaatttaattttcttcaaaactaCTAACATTGGCTATGTTGGAACAATGCTGTTTTGTAGCAGGATAAGGTAGAAAGCCTTTCTTCTGGGACTTGTATGATGAGGCAGTTTAatttagaaaacagaagtatttacAAAAGATCTTTATCAATACAATTAATCCTTTAAATATTGCTTTTACCTTAGAAGCTCCTCTTGAGGGAGCTAGCACCAAAAGTACTAATTGAAATTCTTATTACTCATTTCAGCCTCTTAGGTGGAAAACAGAATTCAAAGATACTTCTTTGGAAAATGAGCACAATAATACTTGGTTCTCCTGCACCTTGTCCAATTAGACTAAATGATCTTTGGCCAAGGTCTGCCGTGGTTGTGGTTAAATATTGTGCATAACAATGCTGGACTGTAGCCCTTACAGTAATAAGAATGCTAGCATGTGCAGATAGATGATCTTAGTTGGCCCACAAGTGTTGTGTTAAACACAACAGCTGATTGGGTCAGTGCTGGAAATCATGATGCAATAGGTAATTTACTCCAATAATAGAAACTCTTGAGTTGCTGAACTACCAGAATGAATACTAATTATGCTTCAACTTGATGTATTCAACAGAATCAAAGTATAACAGCTTCATACTTTAGATCATCATTTATGCTGAAACATCTAAGTGAAGAGATGCTTTTAGAAGTTTTTGCTAGCTATGGCACATGTAGGAGGTTATAGTGTGATTTGTAATAGTGCTGTATTGTCAAACCTTTAGTGCAGATGCAGCTGTATTTGAAAAACCTGAACTTTTACAGATATTGTTTGCTTCTTG from Dromaius novaehollandiae isolate bDroNov1 chromosome 1, bDroNov1.hap1, whole genome shotgun sequence encodes the following:
- the RGCC gene encoding regulator of cell cycle RGCC; its protein translation is MKSPQAQRAVGEALLKDGGELAEALGEFDAVLEDFSCPAGRRRFHYGEHLERMKRRSSASVSDGSGLSDSESADSLYRNSFSFSDEKLNSPTTSTPSLPSPSVTPCKAKLGDTKELEDFIADLDRTLASM